A genomic stretch from Maledivibacter sp. includes:
- the htpG gene encoding molecular chaperone HtpG: MVQKEFKAESKRLLDMMINSIYTHKEIFLRELISNASDAIDKVYYKELTDDSVTFDKENYYIKISVDRENKTLKISDTGIGMTKEELENNLGTIAQSGSLAFKKENEMKDGYDIIGQFGVGFYSAFMVSEVVTVISKALDSEQGYKWESKGAEGYTIEEYAKDSIGTDIILKIKENTEDEKYDDYLSEHRLRSIVKKYSDFIRYPIKMDITESRLKEGTENEYEDFTEEKVVNSRVPIWRKNKRELTNEDYENFYSEKHYGFDKPLKHIHISVDGAIRYNSILFIPENIPFDYYSKEYEKGLELYSNGVLIMNKCQDLLPDYFSFVKGMVDSEDLSLNISREMLQHDRQLKLIAKNINSKIKKELVGMLKNERENYEKFYEAFGRQLKYGVYDKFGSNKDLLQDILMFYSSKEKKMVTLDEYISRMPEEQKYIYYASGETNERIEKLPQIELVSDKGYEILYFTDDIDEFAIKMLMTYKEKEFKSVSSGDLGIEPEENENDSDDKENENMKLFNKMKDILSQKVKDVRVSKRLKKHPVCLANDGDLSIEMEKILNSMPNNQDIQADKVLEINVNHEVFKTLKAAYEKDEDKLKLYTSLLYNQALLIEGLPIDDPVEFSNNICKIMG; the protein is encoded by the coding sequence TTGGTACAAAAAGAATTTAAGGCAGAATCTAAAAGATTGTTGGATATGATGATCAATTCTATTTATACCCATAAGGAGATATTTTTAAGAGAACTTATATCTAATGCTAGTGATGCAATTGACAAGGTATATTACAAGGAGTTAACCGATGATTCTGTTACATTTGATAAGGAGAATTATTATATAAAAATATCCGTTGATAGGGAAAATAAAACATTAAAGATTTCTGATACGGGTATAGGTATGACAAAGGAAGAGCTAGAAAACAATCTTGGAACAATTGCTCAAAGTGGTTCATTAGCCTTTAAGAAAGAAAATGAGATGAAGGATGGATATGATATCATTGGACAGTTTGGCGTTGGATTCTATTCTGCTTTTATGGTATCGGAAGTAGTTACGGTTATTAGTAAGGCACTAGACAGCGAACAAGGCTATAAGTGGGAATCGAAGGGAGCAGAAGGCTATACTATCGAAGAATATGCAAAGGATTCAATTGGTACAGATATTATATTAAAGATTAAAGAGAATACAGAAGACGAAAAATATGATGATTACTTGTCAGAACATAGATTAAGATCTATAGTAAAAAAATATTCTGATTTTATTAGATATCCCATAAAAATGGATATTACAGAAAGTAGACTTAAAGAGGGAACTGAAAACGAATATGAGGATTTTACGGAAGAAAAGGTAGTAAATAGCAGGGTTCCTATTTGGAGAAAGAACAAAAGGGAGCTTACTAATGAAGACTATGAAAACTTCTACTCTGAAAAGCACTATGGTTTTGATAAGCCATTAAAACATATACATATTAGTGTTGATGGAGCTATAAGATATAATTCCATACTATTTATACCAGAAAACATTCCCTTTGATTACTATTCTAAGGAATACGAAAAAGGTCTTGAGTTATACTCAAATGGTGTATTAATAATGAACAAATGCCAAGACTTGCTTCCTGACTATTTTAGCTTTGTAAAGGGTATGGTGGATTCCGAGGATTTATCCCTTAATATATCTAGGGAAATGCTTCAGCATGATAGACAGCTTAAGTTAATAGCTAAAAATATTAATAGTAAAATTAAAAAAGAATTAGTAGGTATGTTGAAAAATGAGAGGGAAAATTACGAGAAGTTCTATGAAGCCTTTGGTAGACAATTAAAGTATGGGGTATATGATAAGTTTGGAAGTAATAAAGACTTATTACAAGATATATTGATGTTCTATTCCTCTAAAGAAAAGAAAATGGTAACCTTGGATGAGTATATTTCAAGAATGCCTGAGGAACAAAAATATATTTATTATGCTTCTGGGGAAACAAATGAAAGAATTGAGAAGCTGCCTCAAATAGAACTAGTATCCGATAAAGGATATGAAATATTATATTTTACCGATGATATTGATGAATTTGCTATAAAGATGCTAATGACATATAAGGAAAAGGAATTCAAATCCGTATCAAGCGGTGATCTTGGGATTGAGCCAGAAGAAAATGAAAATGATTCCGATGACAAAGAAAATGAAAACATGAAATTATTTAATAAAATGAAAGATATCTTATCTCAAAAGGTAAAGGATGTAAGAGTATCAAAGAGATTAAAAAAACATCCTGTGTGCTTGGCAAACGATGGCGATTTATCTATTGAAATGGAAAAAATACTTAATTCCATGCCTAATAATCAAGACATTCAAGCCGACAAAGTATTGGAAATAAATGTTAATCATGAAGTTTTTAAAACCCTAAAGGCTGCCTATGAAAAGGATGAAGATAAGCTTAAGTTATATACTAGCTTATTATACAACCAAGCATTGCTTATTGAAGGGTTGCCAATAGATGATCCAGTAGAGTTTTCAAATAATATATGTAAGATCATGGGTTAA
- a CDS encoding transporter — protein sequence MSERKTTIEGSMSKKRNNYIVLGIIALILIVAFIKGSGIEDPEAVSFGVWAVLPAIVAVTLAFVTREALFSLLIAAIAGLFIQGKGLWGLPGLFMKALGNGDFIWVVMVEIFIGILVAFFLKTGSTEEFSRVASERIKSRKGVQILGWFLGMFIFFSDYFSPLFVGPVMKNLTDKAKISREKLAYICDSTSAPMAVLIPFSAWGVYISSLLVGHGPIKDNLMAAEVYFKSVGFNLYAIFAVLMVGLFALGIIPEFGPMKKAEERAMKEGKVLSDTAQPLMGVELSEIEPAKELQKPRLFINFILPVLIVICMAVGTYMILGSAKTLEAFMFAVFFLGIALLIQKLTIKDIFDTAVRGIKGVMPAILILAMAYVINTVSKELGAAQYIIEITESWMTASMLPVLTFFICAFISFSTGTSWGTYAIVTPIAIPLAFAFSGGAVTTLIYATVGAVAGGGVFGDHCSPLSDTTILSSFGAASDHIDHVKTQLPYAFVAAGAALVIYLLIGIL from the coding sequence TTGAGTGAACGAAAAACAACTATTGAAGGGTCAATGTCGAAAAAAAGAAATAATTATATTGTTTTGGGAATTATAGCATTAATTTTAATTGTTGCTTTTATCAAAGGCAGTGGAATTGAAGATCCGGAAGCTGTTAGCTTTGGGGTATGGGCTGTACTACCTGCTATAGTTGCAGTTACATTAGCATTTGTTACACGGGAGGCTTTATTTTCATTATTAATTGCGGCCATTGCCGGGTTATTTATACAAGGTAAGGGTTTATGGGGACTTCCAGGATTGTTCATGAAGGCCCTTGGTAATGGTGATTTTATTTGGGTTGTTATGGTAGAAATATTTATTGGCATTTTAGTTGCATTCTTCCTCAAAACAGGCTCCACCGAGGAATTTAGCCGTGTGGCCAGTGAACGTATTAAATCAAGAAAAGGTGTTCAAATTTTAGGCTGGTTTTTAGGTATGTTTATATTCTTTAGTGATTATTTTTCTCCACTTTTTGTAGGGCCAGTAATGAAGAATCTTACGGATAAAGCTAAAATATCTAGAGAAAAATTAGCCTATATTTGTGATTCTACATCTGCTCCTATGGCTGTCCTTATTCCATTTAGTGCATGGGGAGTGTATATATCCAGTCTATTAGTTGGGCATGGACCTATCAAAGATAACTTAATGGCAGCCGAGGTGTATTTTAAGTCAGTGGGCTTCAATTTATATGCTATATTCGCTGTCCTAATGGTTGGGTTATTTGCACTTGGAATCATCCCAGAGTTTGGGCCAATGAAAAAAGCTGAAGAACGAGCTATGAAAGAAGGAAAGGTTTTAAGTGATACGGCACAACCATTGATGGGGGTAGAATTATCAGAAATTGAGCCGGCAAAGGAATTGCAAAAACCAAGGCTATTCATCAACTTCATATTACCGGTATTAATCGTTATATGTATGGCAGTTGGTACTTATATGATTCTTGGTTCAGCAAAGACTTTAGAGGCATTTATGTTTGCAGTATTCTTTTTGGGAATTGCATTATTAATTCAAAAGCTTACTATCAAGGATATATTTGATACAGCAGTTCGTGGTATAAAAGGAGTAATGCCGGCTATTCTAATTTTAGCAATGGCATATGTTATAAATACAGTTAGTAAAGAACTTGGAGCTGCACAATATATTATTGAAATCACAGAATCGTGGATGACTGCATCTATGCTTCCCGTATTAACATTTTTTATCTGTGCATTTATTTCATTCTCCACAGGAACATCCTGGGGTACTTATGCGATTGTAACACCTATTGCCATTCCACTTGCCTTTGCATTTTCAGGTGGAGCTGTTACTACATTGATATATGCCACTGTTGGAGCTGTTGCTGGTGGAGGTGTATTTGGAGATCACTGTTCTCCACTATCGGATACTACTATTTTATCATCCTTTGGAGCTGCTTCGGATCACATCGATCACGTAAAAACCCAGCTTCCCTATGCATTTGTTGCAGCTGGAGCTGCATTGGTTATCTATTTATTAATTGGAATTTTATAG